A region from the Acidobacteriota bacterium genome encodes:
- a CDS encoding helix-turn-helix transcriptional regulator: protein MVTIDSRANETSGTQPSVRAIVEDVVGCKWTLHVLEQVRAGVHRPGALVRTTEGLTRKVLYERLAKLVRYGVLVREAYPEVPPRVEYHLTPFGERLNTVLDAIDALQRDVDG from the coding sequence ATGGTGACCATCGACTCACGCGCGAACGAGACGAGCGGGACGCAACCCAGCGTCCGAGCCATCGTCGAGGACGTCGTCGGCTGCAAGTGGACGCTGCACGTCCTGGAGCAGGTGCGCGCGGGCGTGCACCGTCCCGGCGCGCTCGTGCGCACGACGGAGGGGCTCACGCGGAAGGTGCTGTACGAGCGGCTCGCGAAGCTGGTGCGCTACGGCGTCCTCGTGCGCGAGGCGTATCCCGAAGTCCCGCCGCGCGTGGAATATCACCTGACGCCGTTCGGCGAACGCCTCAACACGGTGCTCGACGCCATCGACGCGTTGCAGCGGGATGTCGACGGATGA
- a CDS encoding DUF1810 family protein produces MLIRTKDTFRPQDAIDRGFLEVLIKRRSALGLDRFTHAQEDSYDEALAEIRAGAKTGHWVWYILPQIAGLGSSAMSRRYAIADLDEAIAYLHHPVLGVRYRETVEAIVEALRRPGTSLDALMGSPIDATKLVSSLTLFREAAHALQANGAEAPADALVAVIDGILAVAASQGYPPCARTLASVGSNRTG; encoded by the coding sequence ATGCTCATTCGGACGAAGGACACCTTTCGTCCGCAGGATGCGATCGACCGGGGCTTCCTCGAAGTGCTCATCAAGCGTCGCTCGGCGCTCGGCCTCGATCGGTTCACGCACGCGCAGGAAGACTCCTACGACGAGGCCCTCGCAGAGATCCGGGCTGGCGCGAAGACCGGACACTGGGTGTGGTACATCCTGCCGCAGATCGCGGGGCTGGGATCTTCGGCGATGTCGCGCCGCTACGCCATCGCCGACCTCGACGAGGCGATCGCGTACCTGCACCATCCCGTCCTTGGCGTGCGCTACCGCGAGACTGTCGAGGCGATTGTGGAGGCGCTGCGCCGGCCCGGTACCAGTCTCGATGCGCTGATGGGCTCGCCGATCGATGCGACCAAGCTCGTGTCGTCGCTGACACTCTTTCGAGAGGCGGCGCACGCACTGCAGGCAAACGGCGCCGAGGCCCCGGCCGACGCGCTCGTCGCGGTCATCGACGGCATCCTCGCCGTGGCCGCCAGCCAGGGCTATCCGCCCTGTGCGCGTACGCTGGCGTCTGTCGGCTCCAACCGAACAGGGTGA